One Streptomyces sp. R28 DNA window includes the following coding sequences:
- a CDS encoding MaoC family dehydratase codes for MSITVNGLDELKKLAGSDLGTSEWIEITQERINTFADATGDHQWIHVDPQKAAEGPFGAPIAHGYLTLSLFIPLFTELLDVQGVTTKVNYGLNKVRFPSPVKVGSRIRLVGRLAEVAEVPGGAQITVDGTIEIEGGAKPAAVLQSVSRFYA; via the coding sequence ATGAGCATCACCGTGAACGGCCTCGACGAACTGAAGAAGCTCGCGGGCAGCGACCTCGGCACCAGTGAGTGGATCGAGATCACCCAGGAGCGCATCAACACGTTCGCCGACGCCACGGGCGACCACCAGTGGATCCACGTGGACCCGCAGAAGGCGGCCGAGGGGCCGTTCGGCGCCCCCATCGCCCACGGCTATCTCACCCTCTCGCTCTTCATCCCCCTCTTCACCGAGCTGCTGGACGTCCAGGGCGTCACCACGAAGGTCAACTACGGCCTGAACAAGGTGCGTTTCCCCTCGCCGGTCAAGGTCGGCTCGCGCATACGGCTCGTCGGCAGGCTCGCCGAGGTGGCGGAGGTGCCCGGCGGGGCGCAGATCACCGTCGACGGCACGATCGAGATCGAGGGCGGGGCGAAGCCGGCGGCGGTACTGCAGAGCGTCTCCCGCTTCTACGCGTAG
- a CDS encoding FxsB family cyclophane-forming radical SAM/SPASM peptide maturase: MTSPLVPLRQLVLKVHSRCDLACDHCYVYEHADQSWTARPKVISNEVISWTALRLAEHAKAHALPSVQVILHGGEPLLAGPARLRRVCAELRGALDGISRLDLRIHTNGIQLSSRFLELFDEFDVRVGISLDGDRAANDLHRRYAGGRSSYDKVLAALSLLRQKRYRHLYAGLLCTVDVRNDPVAVYDGLAAQEPPRIDFLLPHATWDEPPLRPSGVRTPYADWLMAVYDRWEAHDRPMPVRLFDSVISTLGGGPSLTEAMGLAPADVVVVETDGTFEQADSLKTAFDGAPVTGEDVFRHSLDEVARHPGITARQQGLAGLSETCRSCPVVRSCGGGLFAHRYRSDGTEFDNPSVFCADLEALIRSIHARTGADAGQPVAGFDALADGSDDGTAVAELARARQEITRELLSMVGQEAGGESELWAHAWQTALELGRRDDAPLTPLLSHPHTRTWAVRCLDGAAPADHLAALVAAAALPPAAVDRITVPVRDGFVHLPGVGRLPAATAAEAVRLTPDHLDDPGWEPLRRLRADRLEVALDDIDPYRDCHGTPVTGRLTDEETERWRHGLSQAWALIREALPGLAPAMAAGVRVVTPLDGPANPRATSAGGGFAALGAFLHPDPARLAADLVRGFRLGVLDALLDVCDLYDETDTHTGDLLADTYARIATDALLPDPESARRTRARLDELSAAPTLTALGRRFTDGMRRGAG, from the coding sequence ATGACCAGCCCGCTGGTTCCGCTTCGGCAACTCGTACTCAAGGTCCACAGCCGGTGCGACCTTGCGTGTGATCACTGCTACGTGTACGAGCATGCCGACCAGAGCTGGACCGCCAGGCCAAAAGTGATCTCGAACGAGGTCATCTCCTGGACCGCTCTGCGTCTGGCGGAGCACGCCAAGGCTCACGCTCTGCCCTCCGTGCAGGTCATCCTGCACGGAGGCGAGCCGCTCCTGGCCGGACCGGCACGCTTACGCCGGGTCTGCGCAGAGCTGCGGGGTGCCCTGGACGGGATTTCCCGGCTCGACTTACGGATTCACACCAATGGAATTCAGCTGAGCAGTCGGTTTCTCGAGCTCTTCGACGAATTCGACGTCCGGGTGGGAATTTCCCTGGACGGTGACCGCGCGGCCAATGATCTGCACCGCCGTTACGCCGGTGGCCGCAGCAGTTACGACAAGGTGCTGGCGGCACTCTCCCTGCTCCGCCAGAAACGCTACCGCCACCTCTACGCCGGGCTCCTGTGCACCGTCGACGTACGCAACGACCCGGTCGCCGTCTATGACGGGCTGGCCGCTCAGGAACCGCCGCGCATCGACTTCCTGCTGCCGCACGCCACTTGGGACGAACCGCCGCTGCGTCCCTCCGGCGTCCGCACGCCCTACGCCGACTGGCTGATGGCCGTCTACGACCGGTGGGAGGCTCATGACCGTCCGATGCCGGTGCGGTTGTTCGACTCGGTCATCAGTACCCTGGGCGGCGGTCCGAGCCTGACCGAGGCCATGGGGCTCGCGCCCGCCGATGTCGTGGTGGTCGAGACCGACGGGACGTTCGAGCAGGCGGACTCCCTCAAGACCGCTTTCGACGGCGCGCCCGTCACCGGTGAGGACGTCTTCCGGCACAGCCTTGACGAAGTGGCCCGCCATCCGGGCATCACCGCCCGGCAGCAGGGCCTCGCCGGCCTGAGCGAGACGTGCCGGTCCTGTCCGGTCGTGCGCTCGTGCGGGGGCGGGCTCTTCGCACACCGTTACCGCAGCGACGGCACGGAATTTGACAACCCGTCAGTGTTCTGTGCGGACCTCGAAGCGTTGATCAGGTCGATCCACGCCCGCACCGGCGCCGACGCCGGACAGCCCGTCGCGGGATTCGACGCGTTGGCCGACGGCAGCGACGACGGAACCGCCGTGGCGGAGTTGGCGCGGGCGCGCCAGGAGATCACCCGCGAACTGCTGAGCATGGTCGGCCAAGAGGCGGGTGGGGAGAGCGAGTTGTGGGCCCACGCCTGGCAGACGGCCCTGGAACTCGGCCGACGCGACGATGCTCCGCTGACGCCGCTGCTGTCCCATCCCCATACCCGGACCTGGGCCGTGCGCTGTCTGGACGGCGCCGCTCCGGCCGACCATCTCGCCGCGCTCGTGGCCGCCGCCGCGCTGCCCCCGGCCGCCGTCGACCGGATCACGGTGCCGGTGCGTGACGGCTTCGTCCACCTCCCGGGGGTGGGGCGGCTGCCTGCCGCTACGGCAGCCGAGGCGGTCCGGTTGACGCCGGATCACCTCGACGACCCCGGCTGGGAGCCCCTGCGCCGGCTGCGGGCCGACCGGCTGGAGGTCGCGCTCGACGACATCGACCCGTACCGCGACTGCCACGGCACCCCCGTCACCGGGCGGTTGACGGACGAGGAGACCGAGCGGTGGCGGCACGGGCTGTCGCAGGCCTGGGCGCTGATCCGCGAGGCACTGCCCGGCCTGGCCCCCGCCATGGCCGCCGGTGTGCGGGTGGTGACCCCCCTCGACGGTCCCGCGAACCCTCGCGCGACCTCGGCCGGCGGAGGGTTCGCGGCGCTCGGGGCCTTTCTGCATCCCGATCCCGCGCGGCTCGCCGCCGATCTGGTGCGCGGCTTCCGGCTCGGCGTCCTCGACGCCCTGCTCGATGTGTGCGACCTGTACGACGAGACCGACACACACACCGGCGACCTGCTCGCCGACACCTATGCGCGCATCGCGACCGACGCCCTGCTCCCCGACCCCGAGTCGGCCCGGCGGACCAGGGCCCGGCTGGACGAGCTGTCCGCCGCCCCCACGCTGACCGCGCTCGGCCGCCGGTTCACCGACGGGATGCGCAGGGGCGCCGGATGA